The nucleotide window CGAAAATCATTGCAATTAAAGAGACACACAAGAACAACATTTAGCATAATATACATTACAGTTTGTACAATTTTGGCTTATTTATATCAGAGAGACAgaagagtaaaaaaaaggggcgtgAACTGTTAAAGGAAAACTCCAGTTGtgtgataaaaaaacaacaaaaaaaaaatagagaagacaaaatcaaatgattaGACCAATCATTTTAATGATAAAGGGCAGTAAGTCGATGCGTTCGTGACGGGAATAAACAATGTTCCAGACTATGCACAGCGCAAGGCGGTTGCATCGTGTGATACGGTACACGATCACCGTCGATCGTCTTGACGACGGCCAGGCTCTCGATGGTGCTCGGTCTGTGATGATGACGGGGCAGCGGCGATGCTGATGGAGATTCACTGAGACGCATGCTGGCCCTCCGGTGCCGACGGATGCCGATGGCGGTGGCCAGAACCAATAGAAATAAAGAGACGCCAGCAGCCGCCCCGACGCCGACAGTGGCTTCTAATCGTCGGCCCGATCCGCTGCTACTGCCGGACGATGACGGAAGACGATCGATGAGCGGAGCAGCGGGCAAAGGTCTCGTTTCATCCGACTGGACCACTCCCGTCGCTTTGTGGGTATCGATCGTCAATGGAGCGGAGCGCATTTGAATGGCATCCGATGTGGAAGTGACTAAATCAACTTGGATGTGGTAGATAGTCTCGGGCCATAGAGACAGGGTCACCGATGTGGCGTCCGTGTACAGATGTCCTTTAAGTCCACCGCCGTCCACTTCCCAGGTAACCAAATAATCGCTCGATTGGCCGTCTGAAGATCGTTGGACGGGCCAGGCCACTTCGGCGATAACCAAAACCTTCTGGTGGATGAGAGACACTTCCCTGAGCTTCCACGGCGACGCTGGAGACATGGACACAATTTCAACTTGCGCCGCTAATTTTTCTTCGGCTGACAGTTCGAACGGCTGCTGGCCAGTCGAGTCCGTGTCGACGACCACGTCGGAAGCCGGAAGAGGAGCAGCGATGGCATTTTCCGTGCTCGAATCTTCGTGTTCAGGCCGATAAAGAGCCACCAAACCGCGTCCGCCAACAGCCAAGACGCGCAGGTTGCCAGCCGCCGAACTCGGAGTCTCACCAGATGGCAGGAAACAACGTTCTTCGGCCGtctatttcaaaatcaaatcaaaaacatttgaatatttggttgaattttgatgatttttgttttgttttcatagtTCAATTGAGcgagaaatgaaagaaagacGAGGAAAAGTTGAAGAGACGCAAAAGGCTAGAGGCTAACACGCACTTTCCAAATGTGTGACATTGTCCGTCTGCTGTCCGTATCGTTTCTTTACTTTCTCCAACTGTTTATTATTGAATTGAATCGTCTCTTCCAAGCTGTCCGAAACAATTGGTTCGGCggttttcctcttttgtttctctATACGCTCGGCTTTTTATCTTTCATATTTGACAGAGATACTTCCTCCACTTTTCTCCGAAAAAGCTAAACAGAATGGAGGGGAAAAACGTCCATTTTTACACACGAGTCCGTGTATGATGTGAACCGGTTTTCTTGTGACTTGTGGGCCTTTGCCTACATGCATcatgtctggaaaaaaaatggtggatAGATCCGGGTTCCTTCATATAGAGGTGAGAAAAACACATTACACAACCAAGCGAGAGAGGGGAGGGATTCATCCGTGCGTGTCGCTCACGCACTAAATGAACCGGGCCCAAAGCCAAGTGAGGACCGCTCGTCTCTGTCCATCACCGTCTTTTTCTATCTCTATTTTCTTCAATtctggttgttgttttttgtgtttaggGGGGAGGGAGGCCAAAGATAATCGACCGAGACGGGGCCCAGCTGTTTCAGGGCTCCGTTCACGTGGAAACAGGACTGCTGGAGTCTGAGGaactggaaataaaaaataaaaactcgttTGATGTGCTTCAACGTCTATCTTATAGCTTTAACCTCTTAGGTCTATATGTGCTGCTATCTCTATCTGTCTGGCCGTGTGTCTATCTCTTTTCAAATccgacatttttttctcttccgtGGATGGATGggaatcaaatcaaaaataatcaaaataatCGAAAAAGGGAAACGGCCTGAGCTCAATTGAAACCGGCAGGGCGCGGCCTTTTTCGAGCCTGCAGATAATGTTGAATAGACAATGTTATACCGAGTCCGAAATCAGCGATATCAACGCCTTACACGGGGCTGTCGTCTATTCTTTGTGATTGTTTAGACAGTTTTGCAAGTATCGAATGAAATTGTAAAGCTACTAAACGAGGTTAGTTTCAATGTCGATTgctattctttttctttctttttacgttattcaaaaaccaaaaaaaaatatataagagAATAGAAGATGGCGGCATCGGCGGGTTGCACGCTCAATTAAGTTCCGATCGAACATTTATatacaatttttcttttttctgataAGAAATACGGGCCAGTCGGCTgaagggagggaaaaaaatgaagacattTGAGATGGGctgtcatctttttttttttcccctccttttgctgtctgttttcttcttcatttttgtgtgtgtgtgtgtgtgtctaatGCAACGAGAGCTCTTTTCCAAATTTAGTCAAGTCTGACGATCACATTCCACAAACAGCAAGAGACAGCGCCGGAATCGATCTGTTTTCATGTCTGCTACAGTGAAACGCAGCcgatcaacaaaaaaaaatgaataaataaaaataaaaatagccaACAGGTTTTTTTGTCTACTTGCGTCATACGATTAACCCGTCCTCCCACCATAAGCTTAAGCTTGACATTGATGGTCTTTCAAATTGAgcggggaaaaaaagagaaggaagggACGGCCGGTTATCGATATCCCATCGATTTCATCCATACTCGGTTGCACAACAATCTAATGACTTATAGATTTGGAATCTTCTTTCACCGTTTGACGTTGAAGATATTAgggataaaaaataattataaaaaaaaaagaaaactctttttttttttcattttctaattGACTTTGCATCTCATTTAAATATGCGGGATTGGCTGAGATGCGCGTTATTCAAATCTTCTGAGTGCTTTAAGAAAGTTACAGGTAGAAGAGGGGAATTAAAAAACTAACCTCTTTTGTCTCTTAATGGATGTATAACAGCCCGAAATGGCTGAGATTTGCGTCCATTTTTTTGCTATTGTTGTAAATGACGCAACAAAAGAgagttggggggggggggaatttcTCGACAATAAATCAGCAGATATTTTTATTagataattattttttttttcaatgaattGAACCGAATGAAAAGGTCTTTACACATGTTTCcatcaattttctttttcaaaacgaGCACGACAGCTGTCTAAACTATGAATAGCGTTCAAGAATCTCGCCATCTCTTTCGGAATGCGTGTAATGCGAGTGTCCATTATACATCTATCAATCGTTACATTTTTGTGGTCCCCCACTTTTAAGTATCCGTTTTTTCACCACATTTCGTGTTGGTGTGTCAATCTATGTAGTTTTTGGCGGAACGCGTATCCTGTGCGGATATTAAGAAGAAACTATCCAACATTCAGAGTCTCGTCTGCtttatatttatatagaaGATACAATATAAATCTTTTCGTTTCCTTGCATTCGTTCTAGATTAgtaatctaaaaaaaaataaaaattatccAATTGGAGATGGACAGGTTGCGTTCGTTCgtgagaagaaaaagggagcgTTGTGTTTGAGCTGGCCGGGCTAGCGGCGCTTTCGTTTCTACGACCCTTGGTTGATTCGCTTTTAATGAGAGCGCTTCCTTACATCTTTAGATAGAGAAACTACAAGCTGCTCAGCTGATAATGAACCGATTCGTTATACATAGACGGGCCGATGGGGCGGTACGGTCAGGTGATCATTCACCATCTTTTGACTAGGGCAAAATAAAagactttctttcttttatccaTCGGGATAAGagccagaaaaaaaacaagtgcaGAATGGGCGTTGGGAAAATGTCAAGAACGAGAAAacgtaataaaaaagaaaaaaaagaatagaagaaTGAGAGCATCATCAGcgagccaaaaacaaaatcaaagaaaaagaaaaactcccaaacaactttgtttttggtttttgaatAGGTTCCCATGATTTTGTTCGGTTGAATGACatgtgaagaaaaagaaaaaaagagggaaacagATGAGGGATAGAAATAGATGATTGCGTGATGATGATTTGtttagaataaaaataaaaatacaaataataatttgttttacCTGGATGATTTGACGCCAACGTCCGGAGCTCTGCTTCTGAATGACAGCGTAGACGAGCCGCTCCTTCTCGCGTTTCGAGTTGGACGAACGATCGGATGGACGTGGCCAGGTGGCCAAATTGCCAACAAGTTGAACACTTGGCTCGGCAGAGGTCGGCATCACCGGATCCTTTTGAGGTAGATCCGCGTTCTGGAAGAATTGACACGCTTGCAAACAGCCAGGGAACTATACACCATAGAAACGAAATCAACAaacattcatttttaaaaaaagaaaaacttaaagAAGCTCCTTCAAGagtgggaaagaaaaaaaaaactgttcgGAGATGTTTACAGTCAACTTTGCCCACATGGCCCACCCTGAAAAAGAGAAGCTGTGCCTGTTGAGGATCTATGGACTTGTGCCATGAAGACAAGTACCCAAAAATGGTCAAGtggaagaggggggggggggctagTTTTGCTTCGTCATATAGCCTCAACAAGTGATGATTTACGAGCCCAATTTCGAATTCGGGATCCATATCAAACTTGCAACAAAACAATCTTAGCGCCTGGCCTTCACGTCATTTCCTTGCGCGATTCATCTctcaaaaatttaaaaaaacggcAGCTGAAATGGCGTGTGAAGAAACGATAGGACGAATTGACGTAATGccatccacacacacacacaaataaagaAGGTCTGGGTGTTTGGCTGATGATTCAGCCAATCGAGAAAGAGCAAACTGGCAGAGAtgaagaattttattttgttttccggTGCTTTCGTTGACGTCATTTGAttgaatagaaagaaaaaagtgacAGTGAATCGAGAGAATCGCCAAATACTGAAATCACTcagctgtttcattttgtgtgtgtgtgtgtgtgtagtagCTCAATATACGAATTTGGGGTTCTGCCCAAATGAGCAAAGTGAAATCCGTTGGTGTGCTAGATGGACCAGCAGATGCTCGCGGGCTTGTTATAAAGTCCAAGAAAAAACAGCCGCGTGACAGCCAAACTGATGATGTAATGACGTCTCAACTTTTAAATatgcataattttttttttgtgtgttttattccaatcTTTTTAGTTTGCtttctgttttatttaaaaaaataaataaataagaagaagaaaagctttagtcttttttattcttttattaaGGAGCCCCCGCACCCTGCGGACTTTGTGGACCCTAAACGGAGCCGCCAGTTTATTTCTATTCGTCccctctttttaaaatgacgtCTTGGcgcaagtttttttctttttctggggAGAAACACGAGACACAAAAAACCACCGGTGGCCAATTATGCAAACGAGTCCCACGCATTTGAAACTCGGCTCTTCAACGCCATTCTAAAGTGTGGCTTCCAAAGTCACACCGCCCCCCGCTTCTATAAATatatatcccccccccctttcgaTTCCCACCACCAAAATTCGAATGTTTGTTCTGCTCGAGTCTAGAAAgagattgtaaaaaaaatacggtTTCTCCACCCCTTTTTTGGAAAGAGCGTTTTCAAGAGGGaaaacaaggtcgaatgtGCGAGTGGAACAGTTCGACGAGGAGACAAATAATAAAGCGAAAGTTGATATTGACTTCCGTGAATCGTTGCCTTTTCGGTCGTGCTGATTTGCATGGTCATAAAGaggaacgaaaagaaaagaaaaaaaaaaaactagaagagGGAAGAAATAAAGGAGCTCTCTCTATCATAGAACAGCGTTTAGCCGaaagaaagcaagaaaaagagCGGCTTTGAAAGAAGACAACTGTTTAAGAGGCTCCGCTTTATGCAAATATACGTAGTATCATAGCCCCCTGTTATCACCACGGTTGGCCAATGAAACTACCTGTCTCCGATTT belongs to Daphnia magna isolate NIES linkage group LG1, ASM2063170v1.1, whole genome shotgun sequence and includes:
- the LOC123475800 gene encoding uncharacterized protein LOC123475800, giving the protein MQSSTVFISFVMVAACCLLAEAAPQDLGSPIRIAQCRALCLNKFVRNDRHETLCQQDPDCFTCWENCGLLQDNPTVWSRICNQPSVCFPGCLQACQFFQNADLPQKDPVMPTSAEPSVQLVGNLATWPRPSDRSSNSKREKERLVYAVIQKQSSGRWRQIIQTAEERCFLPSGETPSSAAGNLRVLAVGGRGLVALYRPEHEDSSTENAIAAPLPASDVVVDTDSTGQQPFELSAEEKLAAQVEIVSMSPASPWKLREVSLIHQKVLVIAEVAWPVQRSSDGQSSDYLVTWEVDGGGLKGHLYTDATSVTLSLWPETIYHIQVDLVTSTSDAIQMRSAPLTIDTHKATGVVQSDETRPLPAAPLIDRLPSSSGSSSGSGRRLEATVGVGAAAGVSLFLLVLATAIGIRRHRRASMRLSESPSASPLPRHHHRPSTIESLAVVKTIDGDRVPYHTMQPPCAVHSLEHCLFPSRTHRLTALYH